DNA sequence from the Cellulosilyticum sp. I15G10I2 genome:
GCATTAGTTGGGTTTTTGCATTGAGATAATGCTAATTTATAGACCATGTCAGAATATCTTTTTAAAACGTCATCGTTTGTAAATAATGTTTTTCTGTCCATCATACAAC
Encoded proteins:
- a CDS encoding RNA polymerase sigma factor, with protein sequence MDRKTLFTNDDVLKRYSDMVYKLALSQCKNPTNADDIFQEVFLQYVKSTVEFESDEHIKHGL